GACGTTGAGGGGCACTCATCGCGGGTCGATCGTAGTCGGCGAGCCGCGCCGAAAGCTTGGCGACCGTCGTCGCCGCGAGCGGCGGGTCAGAATCCCTCGCGGTATCGATCGACAGGAGCATCAAGTCGGCCAGCAACCAGCGCCCATCGGCGCCGATCGCCGCTTGAATGTGCGGATTCTCGATCTGATCTTTGAGAAGCTGCACCATAGCGACCTTGTCTCCGGCCGCGAGCAGCGATCGCGCTTGGGCCTGAATCGCTCGGGCAGCGAGCCGCTTGTCTTGGGTGGCGCGCGCGATGCGGCCGTATGCTTGCGCAGCAGCCGAGTAGTTGTGATCGGTGAACTCCAGTTGGGCCGCGGCTTGCCATTCGGACGCGGCTTCAACGACTTCGGCGGCCGAGGGCACTGCATCGGCCGGATAGCTCGGCCGGCCGCCGGCGTCGAGCACGATTACGCTGTCGGCAAACCCACGACCGACGCAAGCCGCGAAGGCCTGAGGCGGCGGCAAGTCTGCGGCGGTTGCGTCCGCCTCCGCGAGAGACTGGCGCCAAGCGGCCGCGACCTGCTGGCGCACGATCTCCAGTTGGCCGCGATAGGCGTCGGCTAATCGCGGGCGCACGGCGAGCCGCTCGTTCTGCATGGCCTCGTTCATTAGCCAGAGCATCGCCACCGTGGGCAACGCCACGAGCAGTACGAGCAGCAGCGCCGGCGCTAGTGAAGAATCGCCAGTCGACTGAGTTCGCATCCAATGCCGCATACCACCTACCAGGTTTTCGGGTGCCACTGCTGGCTTGTCCAGCAGTGCCGCATGCACGCTAATGTCCAGAGCATCACTGCTGGACAAGCCAGCAGTGGCACCCCCGCCGACAGCCTTCGACTGACAAAACCTTTGCCCGCCGAGCGCTATTTCAACTGCAAGCTACCGATCACTTTGTCAAACTCCTTTTGAAAGGCGTCGAGCTTGTCGGCCGCGACCATCGCGGCGAAATTGATTTCCAGCTTGTCGCCGAGCACGTCCGTGCCGTACATCACCATTTTCTTCTCTCCATCAGTGTAATCGGCGACGACGCTGTATGCCGGGCGGCCGGCGATCGTGCGCTCCTTAATGCCGTCCGCGCGGACCTTGAAATCTTTGAGCGCGGTTTTATTCTCTTCGATGTCGGCGTCGATCCGCTCCTTGATCGTCTTTCGCTTTTCATCCGTCTTCCGGGTCTTTGCCGAGACCCAGCACGTAGCCGCGCCGTCTCGATCGAGAAATATCGCCTTTTCGCCTTCGTCCTTCTTGACGGGCTTAGGCGTGTAAGCGAACCAACGCTCGGGAAGCGTCAAGCTGAATCCGTCGCCGTCGAACGTCAGCGGCTTGCCCGGCTCAAGTTGATAAACATGCGCCAATTCGCCGATCGCCCCGCCGGCCTCGAATTTGACGGCATAGTGATGCTCGTCGGTCGAAATATAGAACGTCTGGCCAATGTTGAGGACGACCTTGAAGCACTCGAATTTGCCCGCCGGGACTTCGAGCGTCTCTTTGCCGGTGACTTCCAGACCCAGCGGGATCTTGCCTGAGGTTAAGATGGACATGATGGGGATTGTCGTCTTGTAACCGACAGCTAATGGCAGGCGGCGAAAGAGTTCCGCCGCTTCTTCGTTGTCGAATATCGGCCCGTCCAGGGCGATTTCGCGATGGGTCTTCTTAAGTAAATCCGTCAACTCGACCACCTGTGGCTTGTAAACGGCCTCGACGTCTCCCAAGAGCGAGTGCATCCAGCGGCTGCTGAAGGGCGCGAAGCTTTCCTTGTCGGCCAGCACCGTGCTATAACTTTGCGCGCCATTGACGGTCACGAAGGCCCGAGTCGCGCAGCGCCAGGCTTCTTTGCCTTCATGCGTCGCCGAATCGATCATGTAGACATACGCGCCGATGTCCAGCCCGCCGGCCAGCTTGAGGCTGATCAACTGCGCTTCATGATCCTGCCATGGCGCTGGGAGCAGCTTGAGTTCGCTCGGCAACTGCTTGCGGGCCTTGGCCAGCAGTTCCTTCTCCTCTGGAAAGTCCGCGATCAGCTTTTCGAGCGCCGCATTCGCCTCCGCCGGCTTGTTCTTCTTGAACAAGCATTGAGCCAGACGATACTCAGCCTGCGCGGCGGCATTGCGGGCCACCTTTCCTTCAGTGATCACTTGCTCATAGAGCTTGATCGCCTCGTCCACGTTGCCGACGGTTTCCTCGGTGTAGATCGCCTTTTCGAGCGTCTCGCTGGGCGAGGCGGCGCGGGCGAGAGTTCCGCGGCCAATCGCGACAGCGGCAATCAGCGCACCGAACGCCATCCAGAATGCTTTCCGACACATGGCTTGCTCCTTGTTTGGTTCCTGCAACCCGGAGATAAAAGGCCCGACGGCCACACGAACAAGAGCTTACAAGGGGCACGTTACGCCTGTGTTACCGCGCCATCCAGAGATTGTCCGCCGCGGCAGCGATCACTTGTCACTTGCCACTTGCCTCGTGGCTTCCGCTGCCGGGCCTCTACGACGAACGAGCTGCCATTGCAGGGCGATGCAGGAGATCATCATGACGATGATTGCGGCGAAGCGCAATGGCCCGAGCGAGATCAGCAACTCGTGCGTGGGAGGTTGAGGTCCGTCGGCCAGGGGCGCGTTTTCTGAGAGC
The window above is part of the Pirellulales bacterium genome. Proteins encoded here:
- a CDS encoding tetratricopeptide repeat protein, with the protein product MCRKAFWMAFGALIAAVAIGRGTLARAASPSETLEKAIYTEETVGNVDEAIKLYEQVITEGKVARNAAAQAEYRLAQCLFKKNKPAEANAALEKLIADFPEEKELLAKARKQLPSELKLLPAPWQDHEAQLISLKLAGGLDIGAYVYMIDSATHEGKEAWRCATRAFVTVNGAQSYSTVLADKESFAPFSSRWMHSLLGDVEAVYKPQVVELTDLLKKTHREIALDGPIFDNEEAAELFRRLPLAVGYKTTIPIMSILTSGKIPLGLEVTGKETLEVPAGKFECFKVVLNIGQTFYISTDEHHYAVKFEAGGAIGELAHVYQLEPGKPLTFDGDGFSLTLPERWFAYTPKPVKKDEGEKAIFLDRDGAATCWVSAKTRKTDEKRKTIKERIDADIEENKTALKDFKVRADGIKERTIAGRPAYSVVADYTDGEKKMVMYGTDVLGDKLEINFAAMVAADKLDAFQKEFDKVIGSLQLK